The following DNA comes from Rhodanobacter sp. AS-Z3.
TCCGTCGAAGACGTCGTTCTTTTCCAGTCCGAGGAAAAGTACACCCGCGTAGCCACGGCCAAAGATTCTGCATTCATCCGGACGCCACTGAAGGATCTGATGCTCAAGCTCGACCCGGAAGTCTTCTGGAGAATTCACCGCAATGCCATCGTTCGCGTGTCGGCGATCCGGCAGGTCAAGCCGGACGGGGATGGTCGCTTCCTGGTCTGGCTCCATGGCATGGCAGAGCCGCTCCGCGTGAGCGACGCTTACCGCCATCTTTTTCGCGCCATGTGATGTGGCATGCAGGACTGATGGCAGGCCAAAGCTGCTGCTCGTGACGAGCCCAACATCGCCTGGTTCAGCAACTGCTGATGTGATTCAGGGGACCCTCGCGCTTCTACGATCTCAAGCAGGTGCGAGGCAAGGACGATCGTGTCGCGTGCATCGTCTGCCGTGATCTCCACTGGGCGATGTTCGGGCGGCCGAGCACTCCATTCCGACAGCCAGTCTTGGCTGCGATCGACAACCGCGAAGTATCGGGATGCCGCGATGCAGAAACTGCGGTGGTTCCAAGCGCCACTTTCACTAGGGCTTGCTGACATGAATACCAAGATGGGCGATCTCTGCCTGCAGCAGCTTGCCCGGCCGTCGTCGGTCCCACAGGGGCAGGTTTCGCCAAATTCGACCATTTGGCACGGTGCGCTGCCCTCTTGAATAGCTGTCGAACCCGGCAACAAAAGGCAATCATCAACTACCAGAGCTGGCGACAACAAGACTGGAATTTTCCATCAGGTGAACCAGTCTGTGCGGCAATCGGCTGTTAGTCCTCCAGCATGCTGACATCACGCACCGCACCCTTGTCCGCACTGGTCACCAACTTGGCGTAGGCCTTGAGCGCGGAACTGACCTTGCGCTTGCGTGGTGACTTCGGCTTCCAGCCGGCGGCAGCCTGGGCGGCGCGTCGACTGGCGAGCTCTTCGTCGCTGACTTCAAAGCGCACGATGCGATTGGGAATATCGATGACGATGGTGTCGCCGGTCTGTACCAGGGCGATGTTGCCGCCTTCGGCGGCCTCGGGGGAAACGTGGCCGATCGACAGCCCGGCGGTGCCGCCGGAAAAGCGACCGTCGGTAATCAGCGCGCAGACTTTGCCCAGCCCCTTGGATTTCAGATAGCTGGTGGGATACAGCATTTCCTGCATGCCCGGGCCACCGCGCGGACCTTCGTAGCGAATGATCACGACATCGCCCGGCTTCACCATGCCGCTCAGGATGGCGGCGACTGCAGCGTCCTGGCTTTCCAGTACCACGGCCGGGCCGCTGAATTGCAGGATGCTGTTGTCGACGCCGGCGGTTTTCACGATGCAGCCGCGCTCGGCGAGGTTGCCGTACAGCACGGCCAGCCCACCATCCTGACTGTAGGCAAATTCGCGCGAACGGATGCAACCGGCTTCGCGATCGGTATCCAGCGTGTCATAGCGGCAGCTCTGCGAAAACGCGGTCTGCGTGCGGATGCCGGCCGGTCCGGCACGATAGAACTCGTGCACTACGGGATCGCTGGTGCGCTTCACGTCCCATGCTTCCAGCGCTTCGGCCAGCGACGGGCTATGAACTACCGGCACCGAGGTATCGAGCAGACCGGCGCGATCCATCTCGCCCAGTATTGCCATCACGCCGCCAGCGCGATGCACGTCTTCAAGGTGGTAGCTGCTGGATGGCGCGACCTTGCACAGGTTCGGCACTTTGCGCGAGAGCCGGTCGATGTCGCTCATGGTGAAATCGATCTCTCCTTCCTGCGCGGCGGCCAGCAAGTGCAGCACGGTATTGGTCGAGCCGCCCATGGCGATGTCCAGCGAAATTGCGTTCGCGAACGCGGCCTTGCTGGCGATGTTGCGCGGCAACGCGCGTACATCGTCTTCTTCGTAATAGCGTCGGGCCAGTTCGACGATGGTTCGACCGGCCTTGCGGAACAACTGCTCGCGGGCGGCATGCGTGGCCACCAGTGAACCGTTGCCCGGCAGTGACAAACCCAACGCCTCGGTCAGGCAGTTCATCGAGTTGGCGGTGAACATGCCCGAACACGAGCCGCAGGTGGGACAGGCGGAACTCTCGATCTGCAGCACCTCCGCATCGGATATCGTGTCGTCCGCCGCCGCCACCATCGCATCGATCAGGTCCAGTGCGACCTCCTTGCCCGCCAGCTTGGTCTTGCCCGCTTCCATCGGGCCACCGGAAACAAACACCACCGGAATATTCAGACGCAACGCCGCCATCAACATGCCGGGAGTGATCTTGTCGCAATTGGAAATGCACACCAGCGCGTCGGCGGTATGTGCGTTGCACATGTACTCCACGCTGTCGGCAATGATGTCGCGCGACGGCAGGCTGTAGAGCATGCCGTCATGGCCCATCGCGATACCGTCATCCACCGCGATGGTGTTGAACTCCTTGCCGACGCCACCGGCGCGCACGATCTCCTCGATCACCAACTGCCCCATATCCTTCAGATGCACATGGCCGGGCACGAACTGGGTAAACGAGTTGGCCACCGCGATGATCGGCTTCTGGAAGTCGCCGTCCTTCATGCCGGTGGCTCGCCACAGCGCGCGGGCGCCGGCCATGTTGCGGCCGGCGGTGCTGGTACGGGAGCGATAGACAGGCATGTGATTTCCCCGGCGATTCTGGCTAGTGGCTGGAACCATTCTGGTTGGCGCTCACCATATCGTCCAATACAATAACCTTGGTCTGGCCATATGTGGAACGAATAGTGGAAATCAGGCAACTGAGATACTTCGTGGCCATCGTCGAGGAAGGCGGTTTCTCGCGTGCGGCCGAGCGCCTGCACGTGTCGCAGCCGCCGTTGTCGACCCAGATCAAGAG
Coding sequences within:
- the ilvD gene encoding dihydroxy-acid dehydratase, whose protein sequence is MPVYRSRTSTAGRNMAGARALWRATGMKDGDFQKPIIAVANSFTQFVPGHVHLKDMGQLVIEEIVRAGGVGKEFNTIAVDDGIAMGHDGMLYSLPSRDIIADSVEYMCNAHTADALVCISNCDKITPGMLMAALRLNIPVVFVSGGPMEAGKTKLAGKEVALDLIDAMVAAADDTISDAEVLQIESSACPTCGSCSGMFTANSMNCLTEALGLSLPGNGSLVATHAAREQLFRKAGRTIVELARRYYEEDDVRALPRNIASKAAFANAISLDIAMGGSTNTVLHLLAAAQEGEIDFTMSDIDRLSRKVPNLCKVAPSSSYHLEDVHRAGGVMAILGEMDRAGLLDTSVPVVHSPSLAEALEAWDVKRTSDPVVHEFYRAGPAGIRTQTAFSQSCRYDTLDTDREAGCIRSREFAYSQDGGLAVLYGNLAERGCIVKTAGVDNSILQFSGPAVVLESQDAAVAAILSGMVKPGDVVIIRYEGPRGGPGMQEMLYPTSYLKSKGLGKVCALITDGRFSGGTAGLSIGHVSPEAAEGGNIALVQTGDTIVIDIPNRIVRFEVSDEELASRRAAQAAAGWKPKSPRKRKVSSALKAYAKLVTSADKGAVRDVSMLED